One region of Epilithonimonas zeae genomic DNA includes:
- a CDS encoding glycoside hydrolase family 30 protein, whose translation MKKTIIVFVALSFAASINAQNYWKKGMKEGRVIITSQKTNEKFAKKANAKFVDFPQPKETDVCVFVDPDFKYQKLIGIGGAITDASAEVFARIPKEKQKEFIEAYYGKSGIGYNIVRTNMNSCDFSSDSYTYINDNDESLKSFDVKHDEQYKIPLIKEAQKAIIPKDFRFYFSPWSPPAWMKSNNNMLKGGRLLDKYYQVWANYYIKFIQEYEKRNIPVWGLTIQNEPMAVQTWESCIYTADKEAKFLKENLGPTLWKNNYKDKKVIIWDHNRDLMYQRTTTTLQDPETSKYASGIGYHWYETWNNKSQLFDNLAETHRAFPDKFLIFTEGCKEQFDFSKIYDVSLGELYGRNMINDFNKGTSAWTDWNILLDEKGGPNHVGNFCFAPIIYDTNKQELHYTYEYYYIGHISKYVKPNAQRVGTSTNKDFLLSTSFLNESGELVVVVMNEGDKDTDFNLWIEGKSSKLSAPAHSIQTIIL comes from the coding sequence ATGAAAAAGACAATTATAGTATTTGTTGCATTATCTTTTGCAGCAAGTATTAATGCCCAGAATTACTGGAAAAAAGGAATGAAAGAGGGGAGAGTGATTATCACTTCTCAAAAAACAAATGAGAAATTTGCTAAAAAAGCGAATGCCAAGTTTGTAGATTTTCCTCAGCCAAAAGAAACAGATGTCTGCGTTTTTGTAGACCCAGATTTCAAATATCAAAAATTAATTGGAATTGGTGGTGCGATTACAGATGCATCAGCAGAAGTTTTTGCAAGAATCCCGAAAGAGAAACAGAAGGAATTTATCGAAGCTTATTACGGAAAATCGGGGATTGGTTATAATATCGTTCGAACCAATATGAATTCCTGTGATTTCTCCAGCGACAGTTATACTTACATTAATGATAATGATGAATCCTTAAAATCATTCGATGTAAAGCACGATGAACAATACAAAATTCCATTAATTAAAGAAGCTCAGAAAGCCATTATTCCAAAAGATTTCAGATTTTATTTCAGTCCGTGGAGTCCGCCAGCTTGGATGAAATCTAACAATAATATGCTGAAAGGTGGAAGATTATTGGACAAATATTATCAGGTTTGGGCGAATTATTATATTAAATTCATCCAGGAATACGAGAAAAGAAATATTCCGGTTTGGGGATTGACAATCCAGAATGAACCAATGGCCGTTCAGACTTGGGAGTCTTGTATTTATACCGCAGATAAAGAAGCAAAATTCCTAAAAGAAAACCTTGGTCCAACATTATGGAAGAATAATTATAAAGACAAAAAAGTCATTATTTGGGATCATAACAGAGACTTGATGTATCAGCGAACTACAACAACTTTGCAAGATCCTGAAACTTCAAAATATGCTTCCGGTATCGGTTACCATTGGTACGAAACGTGGAATAACAAATCTCAACTATTTGATAATCTTGCTGAAACGCACAGAGCTTTTCCGGATAAATTTTTGATTTTCACAGAAGGTTGCAAAGAACAATTTGATTTTTCTAAGATTTATGATGTTAGTTTAGGTGAATTGTATGGTCGAAATATGATTAATGATTTCAATAAAGGAACTTCTGCGTGGACCGATTGGAACATTCTTCTAGATGAAAAAGGCGGACCAAATCACGTGGGAAATTTCTGTTTTGCACCAATTATCTATGATACAAATAAGCAAGAACTTCATTATACTTATGAGTATTACTACATCGGTCATATTTCAAAATATGTAAAGCCAAATGCTCAGCGTGTTGGAACTTCCACCAATAAAGATTTCCTGTTATCTACAAGCTTTTTGAACGAGAGTGGGGAACTTGTAGTAGTGGTGATGAACGAAGGAGATAAGGATACAGATTTCAATCTTTGGATAGAAGGAAAATCTTCCAAACTCTCTGCACCAGCACATTCTATACAGACTATAATTTTATAG
- a CDS encoding M14 family zinc carboxypeptidase, which yields MNFSFPYSQNANFPDRYIFPEKLFSYLQDNYSDYVKEIGKSSLGKPIYMLSLGNGNLKVAAWSQMHGNESTATLAMLDLLSIFDKNPELKDKLFTLIQLDFIFMLNPDGSEAWTRRNAYDIDINRDFIRNSSNEIRVLKSIVLNGNYSYLLNLHDQRTIFTTDGIHPATLSFLSPSENVERDVTENRKKSMAVIAAIYMQMKQILPNRIAKYTDEFYPTSSGDNFMKSGIPAILFEGGFYENDLDRRKTREYYTQALYFALKAISVLKGDTLSYETYFDIPQNKETHFDLIYRNVKLNTDFECILDIAVQYREILDDNQKLTYQPYVVEVGDLNHKKGWTEIDCTDKRFVSVKKFPKLDSLVDFRIE from the coding sequence ATGAATTTTAGTTTTCCTTACTCCCAAAATGCTAACTTCCCAGATCGCTATATTTTCCCTGAAAAATTATTTTCTTACTTACAGGACAATTACAGCGATTATGTAAAAGAGATAGGAAAATCCAGTTTGGGGAAACCAATCTATATGTTATCTCTAGGAAACGGAAATTTGAAAGTTGCAGCTTGGTCACAAATGCATGGCAACGAATCTACAGCGACATTGGCAATGCTGGATTTGTTATCCATATTTGATAAGAATCCTGAGTTGAAAGACAAGCTTTTTACATTAATTCAGTTGGATTTCATTTTCATGTTAAATCCCGATGGCTCCGAAGCTTGGACAAGAAGAAATGCCTACGATATTGATATCAACAGAGATTTTATCCGCAACTCGAGTAATGAAATCCGTGTTTTGAAATCTATCGTACTAAATGGAAACTACAGTTATCTGTTAAACCTTCACGACCAAAGAACGATTTTCACTACAGACGGAATTCATCCGGCGACTTTATCCTTTTTATCGCCATCTGAAAATGTTGAAAGAGATGTTACCGAAAACAGGAAAAAAAGTATGGCTGTGATTGCGGCCATTTATATGCAGATGAAACAGATTTTGCCTAACAGAATTGCAAAATATACGGACGAATTTTATCCGACATCCAGTGGTGATAATTTTATGAAATCTGGCATTCCTGCGATTTTGTTCGAAGGTGGTTTTTATGAAAATGATTTGGATCGTCGCAAAACCCGAGAATATTATACCCAGGCTTTATACTTTGCGTTAAAGGCAATCTCGGTACTTAAAGGTGATACGTTGAGTTATGAAACTTACTTTGATATTCCTCAAAATAAGGAAACGCATTTTGACCTTATTTATAGAAATGTAAAATTGAATACAGATTTTGAGTGTATTTTGGATATTGCTGTTCAATACAGAGAAATTTTGGATGATAATCAAAAACTGACTTACCAACCATACGTGGTTGAAGTTGGTGATCTGAATCATAAAAAAGGCTGGACAGAAATCGACTGCACGGATAAACGATTTGTATCTGTAAAGAAGTTTCCGAAATTAGATTCTTTAGTTGATTTTAGGATTGAATAA